The Streptomyces aurantiacus genome includes a region encoding these proteins:
- a CDS encoding CU044_5270 family protein, with product MADELELLRGANPVPSDDPCFGEGPLGHEAERRLTHLMRPADGLAPAGTGLDRWLRRPRPRRTRLVWALASTAVVAVTAVALLFAGPSSGPAVAAPRPLVPVAGSTPVSLDRLAERAGQTAQDGSSGLRKGTHVQSWSMGMSEDEPPVTLPVERIVRWHADESHTELVVATDPRRPGRSVLSDEGGAPRLVDDGHVISEQTYPPSWSDAPPESPPPHDTTRLRAYLQEAQHSDTPLTTSELLQAVGVLLDHWSLGPREDAALARLLADAGGLRPAGRVTDRLDRSGQAYVYDGPGARRMLIMDPATGAVLGLESTATVDEPEWGLEAGDVMDYSAWMR from the coding sequence ATGGCTGACGAACTCGAACTGCTGCGCGGCGCCAACCCGGTGCCCTCCGACGACCCGTGCTTCGGCGAGGGCCCCCTGGGCCACGAGGCCGAGCGCCGCCTCACCCACCTCATGCGCCCGGCGGACGGCCTTGCACCCGCCGGTACGGGCCTCGACCGGTGGCTGCGCCGCCCCCGCCCTCGTCGTACGCGCCTTGTCTGGGCCCTCGCGTCGACCGCGGTCGTCGCCGTGACCGCCGTGGCCCTCCTCTTCGCGGGCCCGAGCTCCGGTCCCGCCGTGGCCGCACCCCGCCCGCTGGTGCCGGTGGCCGGCTCCACCCCCGTCTCTCTCGACCGGCTGGCGGAGCGCGCCGGTCAGACCGCGCAGGACGGTTCGTCCGGCCTGCGCAAGGGCACGCACGTGCAGTCCTGGAGCATGGGAATGTCGGAGGACGAGCCCCCGGTCACGCTTCCCGTGGAGCGCATCGTCCGATGGCACGCGGACGAGAGCCACACGGAACTGGTGGTGGCGACGGATCCGCGCCGCCCGGGCCGGTCCGTCCTCTCCGACGAGGGCGGCGCCCCGCGCCTCGTGGACGACGGTCACGTGATCAGCGAGCAGACCTACCCGCCGAGCTGGAGCGACGCCCCGCCCGAGTCGCCGCCGCCCCACGACACCACGCGGCTGCGCGCCTATCTGCAGGAGGCGCAGCACAGCGACACACCGCTGACCACGTCCGAACTGCTGCAGGCCGTAGGGGTGTTGCTCGACCACTGGTCCCTCGGTCCCCGCGAGGACGCGGCCCTCGCCCGGCTCCTCGCGGACGCCGGGGGACTGCGGCCCGCCGGCCGGGTGACGGACCGCCTCGACCGGAGCGGCCAGGCGTACGTGTACGACGGACCCGGCGCCCGCCGAATGCTGATCATGGACCCGGCGACCGGCGCCGTACTCGGCCTGGAGAGCACCGCCACCGTGGACGAACCCGAGTGGGGTCTGGAGGCGGGCGACGTCATGGACTACAGCGCGTGGATGCGCTGA
- a CDS encoding nuclear transport factor 2 family protein — protein sequence MGTAASPGFDTEALRRGIEGQDATALLSLYADDAELRVVDRNTQPSHPMVMHGREQIGRMLDDVYSRDMTHKMEQCVVQGDHVAFQESCLYPDGVRVLANSMMSLRDGKIVDQTVLQAWDAEE from the coding sequence ATGGGCACCGCGGCAAGCCCCGGCTTCGACACCGAAGCGCTGCGCCGGGGCATCGAAGGCCAGGACGCGACGGCACTCCTGTCGCTGTACGCGGACGACGCGGAACTGCGCGTCGTCGACCGCAACACCCAGCCCAGCCACCCGATGGTCATGCACGGCCGCGAGCAGATCGGCAGGATGCTCGACGACGTCTACAGCCGCGACATGACACACAAGATGGAACAGTGCGTGGTCCAGGGTGATCACGTCGCCTTCCAGGAGTCCTGTCTTTATCCCGACGGCGTCAGAGTGCTCGCCAACTCCATGATGTCGCTCCGCGACGGCAAGATCGTCGACCAGACCGTGCTGCAGGCGTGGGACGCCGAGGAGTAG
- a CDS encoding RNA polymerase sigma factor: MSNDETFAAAYREHYWAVSRYVARRLDGRTSEVEEVVAEVFAVAWRRRSDLPASSLPWLYGVARNCLSNAVRGFGRRRRLVDRLGNDEAAHGRQIVDSPDSEQPAAWVHDALARLSPADQEVLRLTAWEELGVDEVAVALGCGSRAAAMRLHRARRRLRAEIDRMRITVAPGTETPRRATPKEQGHG; encoded by the coding sequence ATGAGCAACGACGAGACCTTCGCCGCTGCCTATCGCGAGCACTACTGGGCGGTCAGCCGCTACGTTGCGCGGCGACTGGACGGCCGGACGAGCGAGGTCGAGGAAGTGGTGGCGGAGGTCTTCGCCGTCGCCTGGCGACGCCGTTCCGACCTGCCCGCCTCCTCACTGCCCTGGTTGTACGGCGTGGCGCGCAACTGCCTGTCCAACGCGGTGCGCGGCTTCGGGCGCCGTCGGCGACTGGTGGACAGACTCGGCAACGACGAGGCCGCACACGGCAGACAGATCGTGGACAGCCCCGACTCTGAGCAGCCCGCCGCCTGGGTGCACGACGCGCTGGCCCGGCTGTCCCCCGCAGACCAGGAAGTGCTGAGACTCACCGCCTGGGAGGAACTCGGTGTCGACGAGGTCGCCGTGGCCCTCGGATGCGGCAGCCGCGCCGCCGCGATGCGCCTGCACCGCGCCCGCCGCCGCCTCAGGGCCGAGATCGACCGCATGCGGATCACCGTGGCCCCCGGCACCGAGACGCCCCGCCGCGCCACCCCGAAGGAGCAGGGCCATGGCTGA